The following are encoded in a window of Gramella sp. MT6 genomic DNA:
- a CDS encoding sterol desaturase family protein has product MESTKLKRPKHKGSPKLFDNPILEKLTHTHISIPLIIFGIIATALVYYGIIEKGFEAPAMIGLFLAGLFFFTLIEYVMHRYLYHIPATTPRKQKLSYTMHGVHHDYPKDKSRLAMPPVLSLVISTVLFIIYRAVLGDYVFGFLAGFLIGYAGYLAVHYSVHAFKVPNNFLKILWHHHSIHHYREPDRAFGVSSPLWDHIFGTMPRKAPKSQRAAVGTSIDPS; this is encoded by the coding sequence CCAATCTTAGAAAAATTAACTCATACCCATATATCTATTCCGCTAATTATCTTCGGAATCATTGCTACTGCTTTGGTCTATTACGGAATAATTGAAAAAGGATTTGAGGCTCCGGCCATGATAGGTTTATTTCTGGCAGGTCTTTTCTTCTTTACTTTAATTGAGTATGTGATGCACAGGTATCTATACCATATCCCTGCAACCACTCCGAGAAAACAGAAATTATCATACACCATGCACGGGGTACATCATGATTATCCAAAAGATAAATCGAGACTGGCAATGCCACCGGTTCTTAGCCTGGTAATTTCTACGGTGTTATTTATCATTTACCGCGCGGTACTTGGAGATTATGTTTTTGGATTCCTTGCAGGATTTTTAATTGGATATGCAGGGTATCTTGCGGTACACTATTCTGTACATGCTTTTAAAGTGCCGAACAATTTTCTGAAAATATTATGGCACCATCACAGTATTCACCATTACAGAGAGCCGGACAGAGCTTTTGGAGTGTCTTCACCTCTATGGGACCATATCTTCGGAACTATGCCGAGAAAAGCACCTAAGAGTCAGCGTGCTGCGGTAGGAACAAGCATTGATCCCAGCTAA